The following are encoded together in the Serratia odorifera genome:
- a CDS encoding ATP-binding cassette domain-containing protein, translating into MSDSKNPGMWNFDDCPFMGDAFGEVGNMIVCGQTGAGKTTLLQAIVGRYTAGNARTDHDGESVE; encoded by the coding sequence ATGAGTGACAGCAAAAATCCCGGCATGTGGAACTTCGATGATTGTCCCTTTATGGGCGACGCCTTCGGTGAGGTGGGGAACATGATCGTCTGTGGCCAAACCGGTGCGGGGAAAACCACCCTGTTGCAGGCAATCGTTGGCCGTTACACCGCCGGCAATGCCAGAACGGATCACGATGGAGAGTCTGTCGAATGA
- the traB gene encoding F-type conjugal transfer pilus assembly protein TraB, translating into MANINVIVKRKQFLWAAGVALGLAAAVGVGWYVSQDSEADATQASEPAPDLTGVVDNTFGDRATDNAIANTQAAQAEINKQFSSLRQEIDMLSKARQEDQKRISTLEDENRKLSDQTGGAGQPTPGQTTPGAATLPPLAAGVTPEGEPMPSAYPPVPGGAVPPPTAFYPGRGDVSPPAVDYKPIPVPGQLYRKVLRPKDTGPQKKKYPYIPTGSFAKSMLIEGADANASVIGNTATVPMQARIIGRVEMPNGRTSNMNGCFVSMEAYGDVSSERAIVRLRKMSCMFGNDIIDQPLDGHVSFMGKNGVKGEVVMRNGKVLGFAWGAGFLDGIGQGVNRASQQTVGVGAVAGVSAGDVLQSGVGGGVSKAAQTLSDYYIKRAEQYHPVIPIGAGNEITVVFHEGFQLKTLDEMAAEEAQQPARETQGDPSREPAGKHLNGFSTDDMMKKLGNIDPSQFGVGTSTTGER; encoded by the coding sequence ATGGCCAACATTAATGTCATCGTCAAGCGCAAACAGTTTTTATGGGCAGCCGGTGTTGCGCTGGGGCTGGCCGCGGCGGTGGGCGTGGGCTGGTACGTGTCGCAAGACAGTGAGGCTGACGCGACGCAGGCCAGCGAGCCTGCCCCCGACCTGACCGGCGTGGTGGACAATACCTTCGGCGACCGGGCGACCGACAATGCCATTGCCAATACGCAGGCGGCTCAGGCCGAAATCAACAAGCAATTCAGTTCGCTGCGCCAGGAAATCGACATGCTGAGCAAGGCGCGGCAGGAAGACCAGAAGCGTATTTCCACGCTGGAAGACGAAAATCGCAAACTCAGCGACCAGACAGGCGGTGCCGGGCAGCCAACACCAGGGCAAACCACGCCGGGCGCCGCCACCTTACCTCCGCTTGCCGCCGGCGTGACGCCAGAAGGGGAGCCGATGCCATCGGCCTACCCGCCCGTGCCGGGCGGCGCGGTGCCGCCGCCAACGGCGTTTTATCCGGGGCGCGGTGATGTGTCACCCCCTGCGGTGGACTACAAGCCCATACCGGTGCCGGGACAGCTGTATCGCAAGGTACTGCGCCCAAAGGACACCGGCCCCCAAAAGAAAAAATACCCCTACATCCCGACCGGCAGCTTCGCCAAATCGATGCTGATTGAAGGGGCGGATGCCAATGCCTCGGTTATCGGCAATACCGCCACGGTGCCGATGCAGGCGCGCATCATTGGGCGGGTGGAAATGCCGAACGGGCGAACGTCGAATATGAACGGGTGTTTCGTCAGCATGGAAGCCTACGGGGATGTCTCCAGTGAGCGCGCCATCGTGCGTCTGCGCAAAATGAGCTGCATGTTTGGCAATGACATCATCGACCAGCCCCTGGATGGCCATGTGAGCTTTATGGGCAAAAACGGCGTCAAGGGCGAGGTGGTGATGCGTAACGGCAAGGTGCTGGGCTTCGCCTGGGGGGCCGGCTTCCTGGACGGTATCGGGCAGGGCGTCAACCGCGCGTCTCAGCAGACGGTCGGGGTGGGTGCGGTTGCCGGCGTCAGTGCCGGGGACGTGCTCCAGTCGGGTGTCGGTGGGGGCGTGAGCAAAGCGGCGCAGACATTGAGTGACTACTACATCAAGCGTGCCGAGCAGTATCACCCGGTTATCCCGATTGGCGCCGGCAATGAAATCACCGTGGTGTTCCATGAGGGCTTCCAGCTTAAGACGCTGGACGAGATGGCGGCTGAAGAGGCGCAGCAGCCTGCAAGGGAGACGCAGGGTGACCCTTCGCGCGAGCCTGCCGGCAAGCATCTCAATGGGTTTTCCACCGACGACATGATGAAAAAGTTGGGCAACATCGACCCCAGCCAGTTCGGTGTCGGCACATCAACAACAGGAGAGCGGTAA
- the traK gene encoding type-F conjugative transfer system secretin TraK gives MRKNNPILGLLLMAPLFVAGAVHAGTVLAPVTIPLQNGSQASVALSNSEPNLFNVPGDTVLAVSGVDENLVRYEPTANGGLVLSTLNKKPFTFVIETERGMNFSIRVVPRAGSGRTFQLVSESRGVSEPARIWEQSQPYESMLVDLNKSLMEGGLPAGYGQVPVTSERLAAPYGLRAEAAQVWKGHNLKVVRFTVTNPGTSVRWVNEHDFWTAGVRAVMFDTPTRQIIAGGRAGVWVTFSGEAADGQH, from the coding sequence ATGAGAAAAAATAACCCCATCCTCGGTTTGCTGCTGATGGCGCCGCTGTTTGTCGCGGGTGCTGTCCATGCCGGCACGGTGCTGGCGCCGGTCACCATCCCGTTACAGAACGGCAGCCAGGCTTCCGTGGCGTTGAGCAACAGCGAACCCAACCTGTTCAACGTGCCTGGCGATACCGTGTTGGCGGTGTCCGGTGTGGACGAGAACCTGGTGCGGTATGAGCCGACCGCCAATGGCGGATTGGTGCTCAGCACGCTGAACAAGAAACCGTTCACCTTTGTTATCGAGACCGAGCGCGGCATGAACTTCTCCATCCGTGTTGTGCCCCGTGCCGGCAGTGGACGCACATTCCAGCTGGTCAGTGAGTCGCGCGGCGTGTCGGAGCCGGCTCGTATCTGGGAGCAGTCACAGCCGTATGAGTCGATGCTGGTTGACCTCAATAAGTCGCTGATGGAAGGCGGGCTGCCAGCGGGGTATGGCCAGGTGCCGGTGACCTCAGAGCGGCTGGCGGCACCTTACGGCCTGCGGGCAGAGGCGGCTCAGGTCTGGAAAGGCCATAACCTTAAGGTGGTGCGTTTTACCGTCACCAACCCTGGCACCTCCGTGCGTTGGGTGAACGAGCACGATTTCTGGACGGCCGGTGTACGCGCCGTGATGTTCGATACGCCCACGCGTCAGATTATTGCCGGCGGTCGCGCAGGCGTGTGGGTGACCTTCTCCGGGGAGGCTGCTGATGGCCAACATTAA
- the traE gene encoding type IV conjugative transfer system protein TraE, whose protein sequence is MKHSARLNSNRIIALSFILLGVLLFLSIIAIVILSITNHNLQGDRQVVTTPMLFNAPFAVSENSMDASYLEQMGLSFVALRLNVTPETVDASHQFLLTMVKPASQKSLKLALVKEANQIKKNDVNAAFFKTGIRVYPAEGRVDIRGELKTWFGDGKPDSVLKHYSLYIDRSEGVTWLAKFVEVSDEKK, encoded by the coding sequence ATGAAGCATTCGGCCAGACTTAATTCCAACAGGATCATCGCACTGAGTTTCATTCTGCTCGGCGTGCTTTTATTCCTGAGTATTATTGCCATCGTCATTCTTTCCATCACCAATCATAACCTGCAGGGTGACCGGCAAGTCGTTACCACCCCCATGCTGTTCAATGCGCCGTTTGCTGTGTCGGAGAACAGCATGGATGCAAGCTACCTCGAACAGATGGGATTGAGCTTTGTGGCGCTGCGCCTCAACGTTACGCCCGAAACGGTGGATGCCTCGCACCAGTTCCTGCTGACGATGGTCAAACCCGCCTCCCAGAAGTCACTCAAACTTGCTCTGGTCAAAGAAGCCAACCAAATCAAGAAGAATGACGTTAACGCGGCCTTCTTTAAAACCGGCATTCGCGTGTACCCCGCCGAGGGCCGCGTCGACATTCGCGGTGAGCTCAAGACCTGGTTCGGCGACGGCAAGCCGGACTCTGTGCTCAAACATTACTCCCTCTATATCGACCGCAGCGAAGGCGTGACGTGGCTGGCCAAATTTGTCGAGGTATCCGATGAGAAAAAATAA
- the traL gene encoding type IV conjugative transfer system protein TraL, with amino-acid sequence MSGDDINTYRFPKTLNNQGRWFGLTPDELIPIVLSACWFFWQGKQIAGIIVAALVYMAIRKIKKGKGSVWLRDLGYWYLPTFMLRDLYKKVPPSCFRQWIK; translated from the coding sequence ATGTCGGGGGACGATATCAATACTTACCGTTTCCCGAAAACACTGAACAACCAGGGCCGTTGGTTTGGTTTAACCCCTGACGAATTAATTCCCATTGTACTTTCTGCCTGCTGGTTCTTTTGGCAGGGAAAACAGATCGCGGGAATTATCGTGGCGGCCCTGGTTTATATGGCAATACGCAAAATTAAAAAAGGGAAGGGCAGTGTCTGGTTGCGCGATTTGGGCTACTGGTATCTGCCAACCTTCATGTTGCGTGACCTTTATAAAAAAGTGCCGCCATCGTGTTTTCGGCAATGGATAAAATAG
- the traA gene encoding type IV conjugative transfer system pilin TraA, whose amino-acid sequence MNASLSAQGPAVAQSQGFSLSKMFSRQRVVNFLKFLLPMAVLAVFFPQVALAAGAGADMLKPGDATVKATAGSGSTMYKWIILGEVVAGLVLYVLTHSFKFLFGFIILSIIGNVGMKVAGY is encoded by the coding sequence ATGAATGCTTCATTAAGCGCTCAGGGGCCTGCTGTTGCCCAAAGTCAGGGATTTTCACTCAGCAAGATGTTCTCGCGTCAACGTGTGGTGAATTTCCTCAAGTTCCTGCTGCCGATGGCGGTTCTGGCCGTGTTCTTCCCGCAAGTGGCCCTCGCGGCGGGTGCCGGGGCTGACATGCTCAAGCCCGGCGATGCCACCGTCAAAGCCACCGCAGGCAGCGGCTCTACCATGTACAAGTGGATCATCCTCGGTGAAGTCGTGGCCGGCCTGGTGCTGTACGTCCTGACGCACAGCTTCAAGTTCCTGTTCGGCTTCATCATCCTGTCCATCATCGGCAACGTCGGCATGAAGGTCGCCGGTTATTAA
- the queC gene encoding 7-cyano-7-deazaguanine synthase QueC: MKNKSAVVVFSGGQDSTTCLVKALAEYDSVHCLTFDYGQRHSEEIKIAEQIAKKLNVSSHKILDVNIINELAISSLTRNEIEVPEHKKTGSEGIPSTFVPGRNIVFLTLAAIYAFQVNAEDVITGVCETDFSGYPDCRDVFVKALNNAVTLGIGKDIRFVTPLMSLNKAETWALADNMGYLELIRDDTLTCYNGVKSFGCGKCDACFLRLRGFNEYMHDKEETQKSLQKKTGLFN; encoded by the coding sequence ATGAAAAATAAATCAGCAGTTGTTGTATTTAGTGGTGGTCAGGATTCGACTACGTGCTTAGTTAAGGCTCTTGCTGAGTATGACTCCGTGCACTGTTTAACTTTCGACTACGGCCAGCGTCACAGTGAAGAAATAAAAATAGCGGAACAAATAGCAAAGAAGCTAAACGTAAGCTCGCATAAAATTTTAGATGTAAATATAATCAATGAGCTAGCAATAAGTAGTTTGACTAGGAATGAGATAGAAGTTCCAGAACATAAAAAAACTGGTTCGGAGGGAATACCATCGACTTTTGTTCCTGGCAGAAACATCGTATTCCTTACCCTGGCCGCGATCTATGCATTTCAAGTCAATGCAGAGGATGTAATAACAGGTGTCTGTGAAACAGATTTTTCAGGCTACCCGGACTGCCGTGATGTTTTTGTAAAAGCGCTAAACAACGCAGTAACCTTAGGTATAGGAAAAGATATCAGGTTTGTAACCCCGCTAATGTCACTAAACAAGGCTGAAACATGGGCATTAGCTGACAATATGGGATATTTGGAACTAATCAGAGATGATACTTTAACTTGCTATAATGGGGTTAAAAGTTTTGGCTGTGGGAAATGTGATGCATGTTTTTTACGTTTAAGAGGTTTTAATGAATACATGCATGATAAAGAAGAAACACAAAAAAGCCTGCAAAAAAAAACAGGCCTATTTAATTAA
- a CDS encoding queuosine precursor transporter, with protein sequence MEANIKYKLIGFDILNGKANVMVLNTGRVMSMPYERLLSSEVIDDFNAREVSAVCRKIYGSGESVKTEYEFKDRNEKQWLTYVAFCLVISVCYIFSNIAAVKPVHIQYFDLIITPGTFVYPFTFLVVDLLNEFYGFRLARKAIYMCVVANAAILGLLYVSLKLPVIPEWIFNGPYNSLINQIQSTFLASTIAFLTSELANSYVLCKIKELTNSRYLYIRILSSIFVASVIDSIVFCFIAFSGLMTNEQIIGIIAVQVIIKLLYAIVNVFPAYGARYLFNKYLTQE encoded by the coding sequence ATGGAAGCGAATATAAAATATAAGCTGATAGGGTTTGATATCCTAAATGGAAAAGCTAATGTTATGGTATTGAATACTGGGCGTGTCATGTCAATGCCATACGAAAGGTTGCTATCCTCAGAGGTGATTGATGATTTCAATGCTAGAGAGGTGTCGGCAGTTTGTCGAAAAATATATGGCTCTGGTGAAAGTGTTAAAACTGAGTATGAGTTCAAGGATAGAAATGAAAAACAGTGGCTAACTTATGTCGCATTTTGTTTGGTTATTAGCGTTTGTTATATATTTAGTAATATAGCTGCAGTTAAGCCAGTTCACATACAATATTTTGATTTGATCATTACTCCTGGTACTTTTGTTTATCCTTTTACATTCTTAGTAGTAGATCTACTAAACGAATTTTATGGATTTAGGCTGGCAAGAAAAGCTATATACATGTGTGTTGTCGCTAATGCTGCAATCTTAGGGTTGCTTTATGTTTCTTTGAAATTACCTGTTATACCCGAATGGATATTCAATGGTCCATATAATAGTCTTATTAATCAAATACAATCAACATTTCTTGCCTCCACTATTGCATTCCTTACCTCCGAACTTGCAAATTCATATGTGCTCTGTAAAATAAAGGAGCTTACAAACTCTCGTTACTTATACATAAGGATCTTGTCCAGTATATTCGTAGCCTCTGTTATCGATAGTATTGTTTTTTGCTTCATTGCATTCAGTGGCTTGATGACAAACGAACAAATAATAGGAATTATTGCCGTTCAAGTAATAATAAAATTATTGTATGCGATTGTTAATGTTTTCCCTGCTTATGGAGCAAGGTATCTATTTAATAAATACCTCACTCAAGAATAA
- a CDS encoding helix-turn-helix domain-containing protein: MNNTEIIKKNINYLLSSRKETQVSLSDGAGVNRTTIYKILEGRVERVQENTLRKVAGFFGVTFKEIQSVDLQEKELSNRLVTIDGNMNPLAVPIIKDTTILSAVNAKIGRLVMSSPITYFFGEGPNVVGILLTKEIKGYYNKGDVIIVRRESIIHEANVLVVTPSKTLKVIDGNSAHLVAEDVVGTIIEERYGSEYKI, translated from the coding sequence ATGAATAATACCGAGATAATAAAAAAGAATATAAATTACCTTCTCTCTTCGAGAAAGGAGACTCAAGTTTCTCTAAGTGATGGTGCCGGTGTTAATCGAACTACTATATATAAGATCCTTGAAGGTAGGGTAGAGCGCGTTCAAGAAAATACTCTTCGAAAAGTAGCAGGGTTCTTTGGTGTTACATTTAAAGAAATACAATCTGTTGATTTACAAGAAAAGGAATTATCTAATAGGTTAGTCACCATCGATGGTAACATGAACCCGTTGGCGGTTCCGATTATTAAAGATACAACAATACTCTCCGCAGTAAACGCAAAAATAGGACGTTTAGTTATGTCATCACCTATAACATATTTCTTTGGTGAAGGTCCTAATGTTGTCGGAATCCTTCTAACAAAAGAGATAAAAGGATACTATAATAAAGGTGATGTGATCATCGTTCGCCGTGAGTCTATCATTCATGAGGCAAATGTTCTTGTAGTTACCCCAAGCAAGACTTTGAAGGTTATTGATGGTAATTCGGCGCATTTAGTTGCTGAGGATGTTGTTGGTACAATAATCGAGGAAAGGTATGGAAGCGAATATAAAATATAA
- a CDS encoding helix-turn-helix domain-containing protein, translating into MIPKRLKYARISNGYTQEQLAELVGIQGANSSSRLSSYEVGRTEPPFSLVVKIANLLDYPEYYFYTIDDDLASDLLEMHRNRTNPTKNKFYSSVIEEKKLSKKVDEAKRLAIEIIDCLNK; encoded by the coding sequence ATGATACCAAAAAGACTAAAATACGCCAGAATATCAAATGGTTACACACAGGAGCAACTGGCTGAACTTGTAGGTATACAAGGGGCCAATTCAAGTTCAAGACTGTCAAGTTACGAAGTCGGCAGAACAGAGCCGCCTTTCAGCTTAGTAGTTAAAATAGCCAATTTATTGGATTATCCAGAGTATTACTTCTATACAATAGATGATGATTTAGCATCAGATCTTCTTGAAATGCATAGAAACAGAACCAACCCTACCAAAAATAAATTTTATAGTTCCGTAATAGAAGAGAAAAAATTATCTAAGAAAGTTGACGAAGCAAAAAGATTAGCAATTGAAATAATTGACTGCCTTAATAAGTAG
- the traM gene encoding conjugal transfer relaxosome DNA-binding protein TraM produces MARIQAYVSKEAVEKIHVIVEQRRQEGAAETEVSTSSVISMLLELGLRVYEAQMERKDDPFNQTEFNKVILENVLKTQLAMARVLGASTLAPYVADKPKLNNYQQIISEIKESVNDELGRFFIGIDSDNNSE; encoded by the coding sequence ATGGCCAGAATTCAAGCGTATGTCAGCAAGGAAGCGGTTGAGAAAATTCACGTGATTGTTGAACAACGCCGTCAAGAAGGCGCTGCAGAAACCGAGGTAAGTACTTCTAGTGTTATTTCTATGCTTCTGGAGCTCGGTCTCAGAGTATATGAAGCACAGATGGAAAGAAAAGATGATCCTTTTAATCAGACAGAGTTTAACAAGGTTATTCTGGAAAACGTATTAAAAACTCAACTTGCAATGGCAAGAGTTCTTGGTGCAAGTACATTAGCCCCATATGTTGCAGATAAACCAAAACTTAATAATTATCAACAAATTATTTCTGAAATAAAAGAGTCTGTTAATGATGAGTTAGGTAGGTTTTTTATAGGCATTGATTCAGATAACAATAGTGAATGA
- a CDS encoding transglycosylase SLT domain-containing protein, with protein MKKIIAALMLFSSSATLADCFDMAGRDYHIDPDLLRAISWNESRFNPVAIGPNPTTGYGVGLMQIDSQHFNSLSLIGVSERHLKQDPCMNIYTGAYYLAIAFKKWGATWQAVGAYNAGFKDSPKQAQRRYKYATKIEKTYRAIKASKQQPLLVQNP; from the coding sequence ATGAAGAAGATCATCGCAGCACTCATGTTATTTAGTTCATCGGCCACACTCGCTGATTGTTTTGACATGGCTGGCAGGGATTATCACATCGACCCGGACCTTTTACGGGCTATTTCATGGAACGAGTCTCGTTTTAATCCCGTTGCTATCGGTCCAAACCCAACCACAGGCTACGGTGTCGGGTTAATGCAAATTGACTCTCAGCATTTTAACTCGCTCTCGCTGATAGGGGTTTCAGAACGTCACCTCAAGCAAGATCCGTGTATGAACATCTACACCGGTGCTTATTATCTCGCGATTGCATTTAAGAAGTGGGGAGCGACCTGGCAGGCAGTAGGGGCATATAATGCAGGATTTAAAGACTCCCCCAAACAGGCGCAACGACGTTACAAGTATGCGACTAAAATCGAGAAGACCTACCGGGCGATAAAAGCCAGCAAGCAACAACCCCTCCTCGTTCAGAACCCGTAG
- a CDS encoding DUF5983 family protein gives MQTEKLRVCSTAHFTSADNRLLATMAGQEAFSSWVVNIHYGYIIVLTDYRWRLRMLKSQGASKALRRFLIHQIKYHRIGYIHFDCDAPIVPGYDVFDW, from the coding sequence ATGCAAACGGAAAAATTACGGGTATGCAGTACGGCACATTTTACATCGGCGGATAACCGGCTGTTAGCGACAATGGCAGGGCAAGAGGCTTTTTCTTCCTGGGTGGTTAACATCCATTACGGTTATATTATTGTGCTGACGGACTATCGATGGCGGTTACGGATGTTAAAGTCGCAAGGTGCTTCGAAGGCACTGAGGCGTTTTTTAATTCACCAGATTAAATATCACCGCATAGGCTACATCCATTTTGATTGTGATGCGCCAATTGTTCCAGGCTACGACGTTTTTGACTGGTAG
- a CDS encoding DUF932 domain-containing protein: MRLASRFGRYNAIRKDRPLTNDELMHVVPSVFSEDKHDSRSDKYTYIPTIALLDKLREEGFQPFYACQTRVRDESKRGHTKHMLRLRRENMIVSGNKEVPEIVLLNSHDGSSSYQMIPGMFRYVCANGMVFGQSFGDVRVPHKGDVIGQVIEGAYEVLGIFDRVDNDLDTMKCISLTERDQELFARAALSYRYEYEDKSPITASQVLRPRRREDYDNDLWTTFQRVQENMIKGGLPGKSATGKNTRTRAVNGIDGDIKLNRALWLIADEFKNRMK, translated from the coding sequence ATGCGTTTAGCTTCCCGTTTTGGCCGTTATAATGCCATCCGTAAAGATCGCCCGTTAACCAACGACGAATTAATGCACGTGGTACCGAGTGTTTTTTCTGAGGATAAACACGATTCGCGCAGCGACAAATATACCTATATTCCCACCATCGCATTGCTGGATAAATTGCGGGAGGAAGGATTCCAACCCTTTTATGCCTGCCAGACTCGCGTTAGGGATGAAAGCAAACGCGGCCATACCAAACACATGCTGCGGCTACGTCGTGAAAATATGATTGTTTCCGGCAATAAAGAGGTGCCGGAAATCGTATTGTTGAATAGCCACGACGGGAGCAGCAGTTACCAAATGATCCCCGGCATGTTCCGTTATGTCTGTGCCAACGGTATGGTATTCGGTCAATCGTTCGGTGATGTTCGTGTGCCGCATAAAGGAGACGTAATAGGGCAGGTGATCGAAGGGGCTTATGAAGTGCTCGGTATATTTGACCGCGTTGATAATGACCTCGATACCATGAAATGTATTTCACTTACCGAACGCGATCAGGAATTATTTGCGCGGGCGGCCTTAAGTTACCGCTACGAATATGAAGATAAATCACCGATTACGGCGTCACAGGTTTTGCGGCCGCGTCGGCGTGAGGATTACGACAACGATTTATGGACGACATTCCAGCGCGTTCAGGAGAACATGATTAAAGGTGGATTGCCGGGTAAAAGCGCTACCGGGAAAAATACCCGGACACGTGCGGTCAACGGTATCGATGGCGATATAAAACTGAACCGTGCGTTATGGTTGATTGCGGATGAATTCAAAAACCGAATGAAATAA
- a CDS encoding N-6 DNA methylase: protein MSQLSFDALFSVPVNALRPAENNVRADAVEQSKPAVHVPARKRIITGDDPRKVFLSTFRETARYHHRYEVFSDFVKLTACALENLLLKSPLIEAEYMATIQRYEKADAQRMAELYSWLVIGLDHDMGDFLGSLFMELELGSDNIGQFFTPFHLSELMAGLVAGDRLAALESEPYITLSEPTCGAGGMVIAFAKIMLARGYNPQTQLRADCVDIDPVAARMCYIQLSLLGIPARVVIGNSLTLKYQREMYTPFWYRVTSTRWPMYR, encoded by the coding sequence ATGTCACAACTCTCTTTTGATGCCCTGTTTTCCGTGCCCGTCAATGCATTACGCCCGGCGGAAAATAACGTCAGGGCTGATGCAGTAGAACAATCCAAACCCGCCGTACATGTACCTGCCCGGAAACGGATAATCACCGGCGATGATCCGCGTAAGGTATTCTTGTCCACGTTCCGCGAAACAGCACGTTATCACCATCGCTACGAGGTGTTCAGCGATTTCGTAAAGCTGACTGCCTGCGCGCTGGAAAATCTGTTGTTAAAGTCGCCACTGATCGAGGCGGAGTATATGGCCACTATCCAGCGCTATGAAAAAGCTGACGCGCAGCGCATGGCGGAGCTGTACTCGTGGCTGGTCATTGGGCTGGATCATGACATGGGGGACTTTCTCGGTTCGCTGTTTATGGAACTCGAGTTGGGCAGCGACAACATCGGCCAGTTTTTCACGCCGTTTCATCTCTCCGAGCTGATGGCGGGACTGGTGGCAGGTGATCGGCTGGCGGCGTTGGAAAGTGAGCCGTATATCACGCTGTCCGAACCGACCTGCGGCGCGGGCGGGATGGTGATCGCGTTTGCCAAAATTATGCTGGCGCGGGGCTATAACCCGCAAACGCAGCTACGCGCCGACTGTGTAGACATTGATCCGGTGGCGGCGCGGATGTGTTACATCCAGCTGTCTCTATTGGGTATCCCGGCGCGAGTGGTGATCGGCAACAGCCTGACACTGAAGTATCAGCGCGAGATGTATACGCCGTTTTGGTATCGCGTGACGTCCACGCGCTGGCCGATGTATCGCTAA
- a CDS encoding plasmid SOS inhibition protein A, whose protein sequence is MIPDHLALVPWHPYRQAVWLAIAQVEARRDAGRWLAAYPYAAAFFRQLTGRPTLSAKDLRMTDITYRPGDRRCSTRKEDYLDASRGERCYSPLPGDTRDTLFPEVNRRRQRFEHRLTMKHTRQARIDDTIRLHKRRRYQVRLAQAEIELAFITPGELDSWVRRAQQQGLAEDDLSGLVLAWTTRFPCLAELERYLWAAMPFWEARLQVRLNSADLSAEVRTDNDARLRNRLVRR, encoded by the coding sequence GTGATCCCGGATCATCTTGCTCTGGTGCCGTGGCATCCCTATCGGCAGGCCGTATGGCTGGCCATTGCTCAGGTTGAAGCCCGGCGTGACGCAGGCAGGTGGTTGGCCGCCTATCCCTATGCCGCCGCATTTTTCCGCCAGTTAACCGGGCGACCCACGCTTTCAGCCAAGGATTTACGCATGACAGACATTACCTACCGCCCCGGCGATCGTCGGTGCTCCACGCGCAAGGAAGACTATCTCGACGCCAGTCGGGGCGAGCGGTGTTACTCGCCGTTGCCGGGCGATACCCGCGACACACTGTTCCCGGAAGTGAACCGCCGCCGTCAGCGGTTTGAACACAGGTTGACGATGAAGCACACCCGGCAGGCACGCATCGATGACACCATCAGGCTACACAAACGGCGGCGTTACCAGGTGCGGCTGGCGCAGGCAGAAATCGAGCTGGCGTTCATCACGCCGGGCGAGCTTGACAGCTGGGTGCGCCGTGCCCAACAGCAGGGGCTCGCCGAGGATGATTTGAGCGGGCTGGTGCTGGCGTGGACGACGCGTTTTCCCTGCCTTGCCGAACTGGAACGCTATCTCTGGGCGGCCATGCCGTTCTGGGAAGCCCGCCTGCAGGTCCGTCTGAACAGCGCTGATTTGTCTGCTGAAGTGCGTACCGATAACGATGCCCGGCTTCGGAATCGCCTGGTACGCCGCTAA
- the psiB gene encoding conjugation system SOS inhibitor PsiB has translation MQNTFNLEILTAMSADELEQYRDRGREYRVMLNCAVLSQLAVPEGWRVVAEEGCEFCGCVPVVCRISPAGDEATALYLCSAGAEVPNWSISLPFDGGRSLAWLYLDERYTPATVNRVLHTVAGYYRLGFWRPEKLAVALRMGGHCL, from the coding sequence ATGCAAAACACATTCAATCTAGAAATACTGACGGCCATGAGTGCCGACGAGTTGGAGCAATACCGCGATCGGGGCAGGGAGTACCGGGTAATGCTCAATTGCGCGGTGTTGAGTCAACTGGCAGTGCCGGAAGGCTGGCGCGTGGTGGCGGAAGAGGGCTGTGAGTTCTGCGGGTGCGTGCCGGTGGTGTGCCGGATAAGTCCGGCAGGGGATGAAGCGACGGCGCTGTATTTGTGCAGTGCAGGAGCAGAGGTGCCGAACTGGTCAATTTCACTGCCGTTCGATGGTGGCCGGTCGCTGGCGTGGCTGTACCTGGATGAGCGTTACACCCCGGCCACGGTCAACCGGGTGCTGCATACCGTGGCCGGTTATTACCGGCTGGGGTTCTGGCGACCGGAAAAACTGGCTGTCGCGCTGCGGATGGGAGGGCATTGCCTGTGA